Proteins from one Oryza sativa Japonica Group chromosome 12, ASM3414082v1 genomic window:
- the LOC4352408 gene encoding phenylalanine--tRNA ligase, chloroplastic/mitochondrial, with protein sequence MRSLIRSASSRLLRARARAMATPSAARFSPSSNPARPPPPRLPLPRFLPPTPPQALLRARPLRTSAAVAAAAAVVEVGGVKIAREDVVKEEDPTNNVPDTIYSKIGLQLHRRDNHPLGILKNTIYDYFDKNFSGNFNKFDDLCPLVSIKQNFDDVLVPADHVSRSYNDTYYVDAQTVLRCHTSAHQAELLRDGHTHFLVTGDVYRRDSIDSTHYPCFHQMEGFRVFTPDEWSDSGMDGTAYAAADLKKTLEGLAKHLFGAVEMRWVDTYFPFTNPSFELEIYFQDDWLEVLGCGVTEQEILKNNGRIDNVAWAFGLGLERLAMVLFDIPDIRLFWSNDKRFTSQFSEGKLGVKFKPFSKFPPCYKDMSFWINEEFTENNLCEVVRGIAGDLVEEVKLIDNFTNKKGMTSHCYRIAYRSMERSLTDEEINDMQWNVREEVQNKLKVELR encoded by the exons ATGCGCTCGCTTATCCgaagcgcctcctcccgcctcctccgcgctcgcgcccgcgccatggccacgccctccgccgcgcgcttctccccctcctccaaccccgcgcgccctcctcctcctcgcctcccgctCCCCCGCTTCCTTCCGCCGACCCCGCCGCAGGCGCTGCTCCGGGCGAGGCCTCTCCGGACCTCGGCTGCCgttgccgcggccgcggccgtcgtGGAGGTGGGCGGCGTCAAGATCGCGCGGGAGG ATGTCGTGAAGGAGGAGGACCCAACAAACAACGTTCCGGACACGATCTACTCAAAGATTGGCCTGCAGCTGCACAGGAGGGATAATCACCCTCTAGGGATTCTGAAGAACACTATTTACGACTACTTTGACAAGAATTTCTCTGGGAACTTTAACAAGTTCGATGACCTCTGCCCTCTTGTTTCTATCAAGCAG AATTTTGATGATGTCCTGGTCCCTGCTGATCATGTGAGTCGGAGTTACAATGACACATACTATGTTGATGCTCAAACTGTCTTGCGGTGTCATACCAGCGCTCATCAAGCAGAGCTGCTAAGGGATGGACACACACATTTCCTTGTAACTGGGGATGTTTATCGTAGGGATTCTATTGATTCAACTCACTATCCTTGCTTCCATCAG ATGGAGGGCTTCCGTGTCTTCACTCCAGATGAATGGTCAGATTCTGGCATGGATGGGACAGCATATGCAGCTGCAGACCTCAAGAAAACACTGGAAGGCTTGGCAAAACATCTCTTTG GTGCTGTGGAAATGCGATGGGTTGACACATACTTCCCATTCACTAACCCGTCCTTTGAACTCGAGATATATTTTCAG GATGATTGGTTGGAAGTTCTGGGATGTGGAGTCACTGAGCAggaaattttgaaaaacaaCGGCAGGATAGATAATGTGGCATGGGCCTTTGGACTAGGTTTGGAGCGCTTAGCAATGGTCCTGTTTGATATTCCAGATATTCGACTCTTTTGGTCAAATGATAAGCGATTCACATCCCAG TTTTCAGAAGGCAAACTTGGTGTCAAGTTTAAGCCATTCTCAAAG TTTCCACCTTGCTACAAGGATATGAGTTTTTGGATCAATGAAGAGTTTACAGAGAACAATTTATGTGAGGTTGTCAGAGGAATTGCTGGAGATCTTGTAGAGGAG GTAAAACTAATTGACAATTTCACCAACAAGAAAGGAATGACGAGCCATTGCTACAGGATAGCCTATAGGTCAATGGAACGTTCACTTACCGATGAGGAGATCAACGACATGCAG TGGAATGTCAGAGAAGAGGTGCAAAATAAACTGAAAGTTGAGTTGAGATGA
- the LOC4352409 gene encoding uncharacterized protein, with protein MQPGHGGALYHFGTSGAAVAAATAVTHPLDVIKVRLQMQLAGQRGNLVGMGTIFTQMVQVEGPRSLYLGLAPALTRSVIYGGLRLGLYEPCKYVCNYAFGSTNFAFKFASGVIAGALATALTNPTEVLKVRSQMSPSRTSTIGVLKKIVAEEGVKALWKGVGPAMARAGCLTASQMATYDEAKQALLKWTPLEEGPQLHLMSSCVAGTASTLVTAPIDMIKTRLMLQRECKGARVYRNGFHCGYQVVVTEGVTSLYKGGFATFARLGPQTAITFVVCEKLRELAGMTAI; from the exons ATGCAGCcggggcacggcggcgcgcTGTACCACTTCGGCaccagcggcgccgccgtcgccgccgccactgccgtcaCGCACCCGCTCG atGTTATCAAAGTTAGGCTCCAAATGCAGCTTGCTGGGCAAAGAGGAAACTTAGTTGGAATG GGGACAATATTTACACAAATGGTACAAGTGGAAGGGCCTCGATCACTCTACCTGGGACTGGCACCAGCATTGACTAGATCTGTCATCTACGGTGGCCTTCGATTAGGGTTATATGAGCCCTGCAAATATGTCTGCAATTATGCATTTGGATCAACAAACTTCGCTTTTAAGTTTGCATCTGGAGTAATTGCGGGCGCCCTAGCAACTGCGTTGACAAATCCAACAGAGGTTTTGAAG GTGAGATCGCAAATGAGTCCAAGCAGAACCAGTACAATCGGGGTGCTTAAGAAAATTGTAGCAGAGGAAGGGGTCAAAGCACTTTGGAAAGGAGTTGGCCCAGCAATGGCAAGGGCGGGCTGCCTCACGGCATCACAGATGGCTACTTATGATGAGGCTAAGCAG GCATTGCTGAAGTGGACGCCACTTGAAGAAGGTCCCCAATTACATCTCAT GTCGAGTTGCGTAGCGGGAACAGCTAGTACTCTTGTGACTGCACCTATAGACATGATCAAAACAAGGTTAATGTTGCAGCGTGAGTGCAAAGGTGCCAGAGTATACAGGAATGGCTTCCATTGTGGTTATCAG GTTGTGGTGACAGAGGGTGTAACGTCGCTTTATAAAGG TGGGTTTGCCACCTTTGCAAGATTAGGTCCTCAGACAGCAATCACCTTCGTTGTGTGTGAGAAGCTTCGTGAACTCGCAGGAATGACTGCTATTTAG
- the LOC4352411 gene encoding bifunctional 3-dehydroquinate dehydratase/shikimate dehydrogenase, chloroplastic isoform X1, with product MSASAMVPPSAAAAVARARTLLCVPATARAPREMAAELAAAAALGADVAELRLDRLAGFAPRRDLPVLLAQPRPLPALVTYRPKWEGGEYEGDDEPRFEALLLAMEMGAEYVDIELKVADKFMKLISGKKPETCKLIVSSHNFENTPSTEELENLVAQIQATGADIVKIATTATEIVDVAKMFQILVHCQEKQVPIIGLVMNDRGFISRVLCPKFGGYLTFGSLEKGKESAPAQPTVTDLINVYNIKQIGPDTKVYGIIGKPVGHSKSPILHNEAFRSVGLNAVYVPFLVDDLANFLNTYSSPEFAGFSCTIPHKEAAVRCCDEVDPIAKDIGAVNTIIRKPNGKLVGYNTDYVGAISAIEDGIRASQPTDTTTSPLAGRLFVVIGAGGAGKALAYGAKEKGARVVIANRTFARAQELGNLLGAPALTLAELENYHPEEEMILANTTAIGMHPNVNETPLSKQALKSYAVVFDAVYTPKETRLLREAAECGATVVSGLEMFIRQAMGQFEHFTGMPVVDCKFRALANSLDNPDAMKAAGITAHKARL from the exons atgtcggcgtcggcgatggtgcccccgtcggcggcggcggcggtggcacgggCCAGGACGCTGCTCTgcgtgccggcgacggcgcgggcgccgcgggagatggcggcggagttggcggccgccgcggcgctcggcgccgacgtggcggagCTCCGGCTCGACCGCCTCGCCGGCTTCGCGCCCCGCCGGGACCTCCCCGTCCTCCTCGCGCAGCCGCGCCCGCTCCCCGCCCTCGTCACCTACAG GCCGAAGTGGGAAGGAGGTGAATATGAAGGCGATGACGAGCCACGATTCGAGGCGCTTCTATTGGCAATGGAAATGGGGGCTGAATATGTTGATATTGAGCTTAAG GTCGCTGACAAATTTATGAAACTCATTTCTGGAAAGAAACCTGAAACATGTAAGCTTATTGTTTCATCCCATAACTTTGAGAACACTCCTTCAACAGAGGAGCTCGAAAATTTGGTGGCTCAGATACAAGCAACAGGAGCTGACATAGTGAAAATTGCAACCACCGCCACCGAAATTGTTGATGTGGCAAAAATGTTTCAAATACTTGTACATTGCCAA GAAAAGCAGGTGCCAATCATTGGACTGGTGATGAATGATAGAGGTTTTATCTCTCGAGTGCTCTGCCCCAAATTTGGAGGATACCTTACTTTTGGCTCTcttgaaaaaggaaaagaatctGCGCCTGCTCAGCCCACAGTAACAGACTTGATTAATGTGTACAATATTAAACAGATTGGTCCAGATACTAAGGTGTATGGTATTATCGGAAAACCTGTTGGCCACAGTAAAAGCCCAATTTTGCATAATGAAGCTTTCAGATCAGTGGGTCTCAATGCTGTATATGTGCCCTTTTTGGTGGACGACCTGGCTAACTTTCTTAATACATACTCTTCACCAGAGTTTGCTGGTTTTAG TTGCACAATTCCCCATAAGGAAGCTGCTGTTAGGTGCTGTGATGAAGTTGATCCTATCGCCAAG GACATTGGAGCTGTCAATACAATCATCAGAAAACCTAATGGAAAACTTGTAGGCTACAATACTGACTATGTTGGTGCAATTTCTGCTATTGAGGATGGAATAAGAG CTTCGCAACCAACGGATACTACCACTTCACCATTGGCTGGGAGGCTTTTTGTTGTTATTGGAGCTGGTGGTGCAGGGAAAGCACTAGCTTATGGTGCAAAAGAGAAGGGAGCACGAGTTGTAATAGCAAACCGTACTTTTG CGCGTGCTCAAGAACTTGGCAACTTACTTGGTGCGCCTGCTCTGACTTTGGCGGAGTTGGAAAATTACCATCCAGAGGAAGAAATGATTCTTGCAAACACAACTGCAATTGGAATGCATCCAAATGTCAATGAAACTCCTTTATCCAAG CAAGCACTTAAATCTTATGCCGTTGTCTTCGACGCGGTGTATACACCAAAAGAGACCAGACTTCTCCGAGAGGCCGCAGAGTGTGGAGCCACAGTAGTTAGCGGTTTGGAGATGTTCATAAGGCAAGCAATGGGTCAATTTGAGCATTTTACAGGCATGCCAG TGGTTGATTGTAAATTCCGAGCACTGGCGAATTCCTTGGACAATCCTGACGCAATGAAGGCAGCTGGGATCACAGCACACAAGGCTCGTTTGTGA
- the LOC4352412 gene encoding uncharacterized protein yields MSSSTSVLSPLLAHAHGRASPTSRAQPLIASRLNLAGFSASSPRRILPAPRASGGGGGGEEEDSRVQELRVPGSWLTPAGAAQESEWLRETLHKWLDDEYCPEPANVDISNTAARSFYESLTAKESDLGEILLKMVGDLQKLSYKESFHGAFSAANAAVSLISQRMESSSDD; encoded by the exons atgtcatcttCCACCTCCgtcctttcccctctcctcgcTCACGCTCATGGCCGCGCCTCTCCCACCTCAAGGGCGCAACCTCTCATCGCTTCCCGGCTCAACCTCGCCGGATTCTCGGCCTCCTCTCCACGACGGATTCTCCCGGCACCtcgcgcgagcggcggcggcggcggcggggaggaggaggacagcCGCGTGCAGGAGCTGAGGGTGCCCGGTTCTTGGCTCACCCCTGCAGGAGCAGCGCAG GAATCCGAATGGCTGAGGGAAACACTGCACAAGTGGCTCGACGACGAGTACTGCCCGGAGCCAGCCAATGTGGACATCAGCAACACCGCTGCGCGGTCATTCTACGAGTCCCTGACGGCGAAAGAGTCTGACCTGGGAGAGATCTTGCTGAAGATGGTGGGAGATCTGCAGAAGCTGTCATACAAGGAGAGCTTCCACGGCGCGTTCTCGGCTGCCAATGCCGCGGTGAGTTTGATATCGCAGAGGATGGAGTCATCATCTGATGACTGA
- the LOC4352411 gene encoding bifunctional 3-dehydroquinate dehydratase/shikimate dehydrogenase, chloroplastic isoform X2, whose translation MSASAMVPPSAAAAVARARTLLCVPATARAPREMAAELAAAAALGADVAELRLDRLAGFAPRRDLPVLLAQPRPLPALVTYRPKWEGGEYEGDDEPRFEALLLAMEMGAEYVDIELKVADKFMKLISGKKPETCKLIVSSHNFENTPSTEELENLVAQIQATGADIVKIATTATEIVDVAKMFQILVHCQVPIIGLVMNDRGFISRVLCPKFGGYLTFGSLEKGKESAPAQPTVTDLINVYNIKQIGPDTKVYGIIGKPVGHSKSPILHNEAFRSVGLNAVYVPFLVDDLANFLNTYSSPEFAGFSCTIPHKEAAVRCCDEVDPIAKDIGAVNTIIRKPNGKLVGYNTDYVGAISAIEDGIRASQPTDTTTSPLAGRLFVVIGAGGAGKALAYGAKEKGARVVIANRTFARAQELGNLLGAPALTLAELENYHPEEEMILANTTAIGMHPNVNETPLSKQALKSYAVVFDAVYTPKETRLLREAAECGATVVSGLEMFIRQAMGQFEHFTGMPVVDCKFRALANSLDNPDAMKAAGITAHKARL comes from the exons atgtcggcgtcggcgatggtgcccccgtcggcggcggcggcggtggcacgggCCAGGACGCTGCTCTgcgtgccggcgacggcgcgggcgccgcgggagatggcggcggagttggcggccgccgcggcgctcggcgccgacgtggcggagCTCCGGCTCGACCGCCTCGCCGGCTTCGCGCCCCGCCGGGACCTCCCCGTCCTCCTCGCGCAGCCGCGCCCGCTCCCCGCCCTCGTCACCTACAG GCCGAAGTGGGAAGGAGGTGAATATGAAGGCGATGACGAGCCACGATTCGAGGCGCTTCTATTGGCAATGGAAATGGGGGCTGAATATGTTGATATTGAGCTTAAG GTCGCTGACAAATTTATGAAACTCATTTCTGGAAAGAAACCTGAAACATGTAAGCTTATTGTTTCATCCCATAACTTTGAGAACACTCCTTCAACAGAGGAGCTCGAAAATTTGGTGGCTCAGATACAAGCAACAGGAGCTGACATAGTGAAAATTGCAACCACCGCCACCGAAATTGTTGATGTGGCAAAAATGTTTCAAATACTTGTACATTGCCAA GTGCCAATCATTGGACTGGTGATGAATGATAGAGGTTTTATCTCTCGAGTGCTCTGCCCCAAATTTGGAGGATACCTTACTTTTGGCTCTcttgaaaaaggaaaagaatctGCGCCTGCTCAGCCCACAGTAACAGACTTGATTAATGTGTACAATATTAAACAGATTGGTCCAGATACTAAGGTGTATGGTATTATCGGAAAACCTGTTGGCCACAGTAAAAGCCCAATTTTGCATAATGAAGCTTTCAGATCAGTGGGTCTCAATGCTGTATATGTGCCCTTTTTGGTGGACGACCTGGCTAACTTTCTTAATACATACTCTTCACCAGAGTTTGCTGGTTTTAG TTGCACAATTCCCCATAAGGAAGCTGCTGTTAGGTGCTGTGATGAAGTTGATCCTATCGCCAAG GACATTGGAGCTGTCAATACAATCATCAGAAAACCTAATGGAAAACTTGTAGGCTACAATACTGACTATGTTGGTGCAATTTCTGCTATTGAGGATGGAATAAGAG CTTCGCAACCAACGGATACTACCACTTCACCATTGGCTGGGAGGCTTTTTGTTGTTATTGGAGCTGGTGGTGCAGGGAAAGCACTAGCTTATGGTGCAAAAGAGAAGGGAGCACGAGTTGTAATAGCAAACCGTACTTTTG CGCGTGCTCAAGAACTTGGCAACTTACTTGGTGCGCCTGCTCTGACTTTGGCGGAGTTGGAAAATTACCATCCAGAGGAAGAAATGATTCTTGCAAACACAACTGCAATTGGAATGCATCCAAATGTCAATGAAACTCCTTTATCCAAG CAAGCACTTAAATCTTATGCCGTTGTCTTCGACGCGGTGTATACACCAAAAGAGACCAGACTTCTCCGAGAGGCCGCAGAGTGTGGAGCCACAGTAGTTAGCGGTTTGGAGATGTTCATAAGGCAAGCAATGGGTCAATTTGAGCATTTTACAGGCATGCCAG TGGTTGATTGTAAATTCCGAGCACTGGCGAATTCCTTGGACAATCCTGACGCAATGAAGGCAGCTGGGATCACAGCACACAAGGCTCGTTTGTGA
- the LOC4352411 gene encoding bifunctional 3-dehydroquinate dehydratase/shikimate dehydrogenase, chloroplastic isoform X4: MSASAMVPPSAAAAVARARTLLCVPATARAPREMAAELAAAAALGADVAELRLDRLAGFAPRRDLPVLLAQPRPLPALVTYRPKWEGGEYEGDDEPRFEALLLAMEMGAEYVDIELKVADKFMKLISGKKPETCKLIVSSHNFENTPSTEELENLVAQIQATGADIVKIATTATEIVDVAKMFQILVHCQVPIIGLVMNDRGFISRVLCPKFGGYLTFGSLEKGKESAPAQPTVTDLINVYNIKQIGPDTKVYGIIGKPVGHSKSPILHNEAFRSVGLNAVYVPFLVDDLANFLNTYSSPEFAGFSCTIPHKEAAVRCCDEVDPIAKDIGAVNTIIRKPNGKLVGYNTDYVGAISAIEDGIRASQPTDTTTSPLAGRLFVVIGAGGAGKALAYGAKEKGARVVIANRTFARAQELGNLLGAPALTLAELENYHPEEEMILANTTAIGMHPNVNETPLSKQALKSYAVVFDAVYTPKETRLLREAAECGATVVSGLEMFIRQAMGQFEHFTGMPAPDSLMRDIVLTKIQ; encoded by the exons atgtcggcgtcggcgatggtgcccccgtcggcggcggcggcggtggcacgggCCAGGACGCTGCTCTgcgtgccggcgacggcgcgggcgccgcgggagatggcggcggagttggcggccgccgcggcgctcggcgccgacgtggcggagCTCCGGCTCGACCGCCTCGCCGGCTTCGCGCCCCGCCGGGACCTCCCCGTCCTCCTCGCGCAGCCGCGCCCGCTCCCCGCCCTCGTCACCTACAG GCCGAAGTGGGAAGGAGGTGAATATGAAGGCGATGACGAGCCACGATTCGAGGCGCTTCTATTGGCAATGGAAATGGGGGCTGAATATGTTGATATTGAGCTTAAG GTCGCTGACAAATTTATGAAACTCATTTCTGGAAAGAAACCTGAAACATGTAAGCTTATTGTTTCATCCCATAACTTTGAGAACACTCCTTCAACAGAGGAGCTCGAAAATTTGGTGGCTCAGATACAAGCAACAGGAGCTGACATAGTGAAAATTGCAACCACCGCCACCGAAATTGTTGATGTGGCAAAAATGTTTCAAATACTTGTACATTGCCAA GTGCCAATCATTGGACTGGTGATGAATGATAGAGGTTTTATCTCTCGAGTGCTCTGCCCCAAATTTGGAGGATACCTTACTTTTGGCTCTcttgaaaaaggaaaagaatctGCGCCTGCTCAGCCCACAGTAACAGACTTGATTAATGTGTACAATATTAAACAGATTGGTCCAGATACTAAGGTGTATGGTATTATCGGAAAACCTGTTGGCCACAGTAAAAGCCCAATTTTGCATAATGAAGCTTTCAGATCAGTGGGTCTCAATGCTGTATATGTGCCCTTTTTGGTGGACGACCTGGCTAACTTTCTTAATACATACTCTTCACCAGAGTTTGCTGGTTTTAG TTGCACAATTCCCCATAAGGAAGCTGCTGTTAGGTGCTGTGATGAAGTTGATCCTATCGCCAAG GACATTGGAGCTGTCAATACAATCATCAGAAAACCTAATGGAAAACTTGTAGGCTACAATACTGACTATGTTGGTGCAATTTCTGCTATTGAGGATGGAATAAGAG CTTCGCAACCAACGGATACTACCACTTCACCATTGGCTGGGAGGCTTTTTGTTGTTATTGGAGCTGGTGGTGCAGGGAAAGCACTAGCTTATGGTGCAAAAGAGAAGGGAGCACGAGTTGTAATAGCAAACCGTACTTTTG CGCGTGCTCAAGAACTTGGCAACTTACTTGGTGCGCCTGCTCTGACTTTGGCGGAGTTGGAAAATTACCATCCAGAGGAAGAAATGATTCTTGCAAACACAACTGCAATTGGAATGCATCCAAATGTCAATGAAACTCCTTTATCCAAG CAAGCACTTAAATCTTATGCCGTTGTCTTCGACGCGGTGTATACACCAAAAGAGACCAGACTTCTCCGAGAGGCCGCAGAGTGTGGAGCCACAGTAGTTAGCGGTTTGGAGATGTTCATAAGGCAAGCAATGGGTCAATTTGAGCATTTTACAGGCATGCCAG CTCCAGATAGCTTGATGCGTGATATTGTTCTGACAAAGATACAGTAA
- the LOC4352411 gene encoding bifunctional 3-dehydroquinate dehydratase/shikimate dehydrogenase, chloroplastic isoform X3, translating to MSASAMVPPSAAAAVARARTLLCVPATARAPREMAAELAAAAALGADVAELRLDRLAGFAPRRDLPVLLAQPRPLPALVTYRPKWEGGEYEGDDEPRFEALLLAMEMGAEYVDIELKVADKFMKLISGKKPETCKLIVSSHNFENTPSTEELENLVAQIQATGADIVKIATTATEIVDVAKMFQILVHCQEKQVPIIGLVMNDRGFISRVLCPKFGGYLTFGSLEKGKESAPAQPTVTDLINVYNIKQIGPDTKVYGIIGKPVGHSKSPILHNEAFRSVGLNAVYVPFLVDDLANFLNTYSSPEFAGFSCTIPHKEAAVRCCDEVDPIAKDIGAVNTIIRKPNGKLVGYNTDYVGAISAIEDGIRASQPTDTTTSPLAGRLFVVIGAGGAGKALAYGAKEKGARVVIANRTFARAQELGNLLGAPALTLAELENYHPEEEMILANTTAIGMHPNVNETPLSKQALKSYAVVFDAVYTPKETRLLREAAECGATVVSGLEMFIRQAMGQFEHFTGMPAPDSLMRDIVLTKIQ from the exons atgtcggcgtcggcgatggtgcccccgtcggcggcggcggcggtggcacgggCCAGGACGCTGCTCTgcgtgccggcgacggcgcgggcgccgcgggagatggcggcggagttggcggccgccgcggcgctcggcgccgacgtggcggagCTCCGGCTCGACCGCCTCGCCGGCTTCGCGCCCCGCCGGGACCTCCCCGTCCTCCTCGCGCAGCCGCGCCCGCTCCCCGCCCTCGTCACCTACAG GCCGAAGTGGGAAGGAGGTGAATATGAAGGCGATGACGAGCCACGATTCGAGGCGCTTCTATTGGCAATGGAAATGGGGGCTGAATATGTTGATATTGAGCTTAAG GTCGCTGACAAATTTATGAAACTCATTTCTGGAAAGAAACCTGAAACATGTAAGCTTATTGTTTCATCCCATAACTTTGAGAACACTCCTTCAACAGAGGAGCTCGAAAATTTGGTGGCTCAGATACAAGCAACAGGAGCTGACATAGTGAAAATTGCAACCACCGCCACCGAAATTGTTGATGTGGCAAAAATGTTTCAAATACTTGTACATTGCCAA GAAAAGCAGGTGCCAATCATTGGACTGGTGATGAATGATAGAGGTTTTATCTCTCGAGTGCTCTGCCCCAAATTTGGAGGATACCTTACTTTTGGCTCTcttgaaaaaggaaaagaatctGCGCCTGCTCAGCCCACAGTAACAGACTTGATTAATGTGTACAATATTAAACAGATTGGTCCAGATACTAAGGTGTATGGTATTATCGGAAAACCTGTTGGCCACAGTAAAAGCCCAATTTTGCATAATGAAGCTTTCAGATCAGTGGGTCTCAATGCTGTATATGTGCCCTTTTTGGTGGACGACCTGGCTAACTTTCTTAATACATACTCTTCACCAGAGTTTGCTGGTTTTAG TTGCACAATTCCCCATAAGGAAGCTGCTGTTAGGTGCTGTGATGAAGTTGATCCTATCGCCAAG GACATTGGAGCTGTCAATACAATCATCAGAAAACCTAATGGAAAACTTGTAGGCTACAATACTGACTATGTTGGTGCAATTTCTGCTATTGAGGATGGAATAAGAG CTTCGCAACCAACGGATACTACCACTTCACCATTGGCTGGGAGGCTTTTTGTTGTTATTGGAGCTGGTGGTGCAGGGAAAGCACTAGCTTATGGTGCAAAAGAGAAGGGAGCACGAGTTGTAATAGCAAACCGTACTTTTG CGCGTGCTCAAGAACTTGGCAACTTACTTGGTGCGCCTGCTCTGACTTTGGCGGAGTTGGAAAATTACCATCCAGAGGAAGAAATGATTCTTGCAAACACAACTGCAATTGGAATGCATCCAAATGTCAATGAAACTCCTTTATCCAAG CAAGCACTTAAATCTTATGCCGTTGTCTTCGACGCGGTGTATACACCAAAAGAGACCAGACTTCTCCGAGAGGCCGCAGAGTGTGGAGCCACAGTAGTTAGCGGTTTGGAGATGTTCATAAGGCAAGCAATGGGTCAATTTGAGCATTTTACAGGCATGCCAG CTCCAGATAGCTTGATGCGTGATATTGTTCTGACAAAGATACAGTAA